The Mastomys coucha isolate ucsf_1 unplaced genomic scaffold, UCSF_Mcou_1 pScaffold4, whole genome shotgun sequence genome has a segment encoding these proteins:
- the Rassf9 gene encoding ras association domain-containing protein 9 isoform X2 gives MDPEEKEIVVWVCQDEKIVCGLTKRTTSIDVIQALLEEHEATFGEKRFLLGKASDYCIVEKWRGSERALPPLTRILKLWKAWGDEQPNMQFVLVKTDAFLPVPLWRTAETKLLQNNEKPWELSPANYMKTLPPDKQKRIVRKTFRKLAKIRQDTGSHDRDNMECLVHLIISQDHTIHQQVQRMKELDMEIERCEAKIHVDRVGNDGANYVQEAYLMPRFSDEEQKLDIQSEDNQTLENLNDSEGVAQLEEQLQYYRALIDKLSAEIEREVIGAGIDGSEDTEGAAVCELENSDLESIKSDLEKSMKAGLKIHSHLSGIQREIKYSDSLLQMKAREYELLAKEFSSLHISNKDGCQGKENRGKEAEASSSNGEIPPLTQRVFNTYTNDTDSDTGISSNHSQDSETTLGDVLLLAT, from the coding sequence ATGGATCCTGAAGAGAAGGAAATTGTGGTTTGGGTTTGCCAGGATGAGAAGATTGTCTGCGGATTAACTAAACGCACCACCTCCATCGATGTTATCCAGGCTCTGCTTGAGGAACATGAAGCTACGTTTGGAGAAAAGCGATTTCTGTTGGGCAAGGCCAGTGACTACTGCATTGTAGAAAAGTGGAGGGGCTCAGAGAGAGCCCTTCCTCCCCTGACTAGGATCCTGAAGTTGTGGAAGGCTTGGGGAGATGAACAACCCAACATGCAGTTTGTTTTGGTTAAAACAGACGCCTTTCTCCCAGTGCCACTGTGGCGGACTGCTGAAACCAAACTACTGCAAAATAATGAAAAGCCTTGGGAGCTCAGCCCAGCGAATTACATGAAAACTTTACCACCAGATAAACAAAAACGAATCGTCAGGAAAACCTTTCGGAAACTGGCTAAAATTAGGCAGGACACAGGTTCTCATGATCGAGACAATATGGAGTGTTTAGTTCATCTGATTATTTCTCAGGACCACACGATTCACCAGCAAGTGCAAAGAATGAAAGAGTTAGATATGGAAATTGAAAGATGTGAAGCTAAGATCCACGTGGACAGGGTAGGGAATGATGGGGCCAATTACGTCCAGGAGGCTTATTTAATGCCCAGGTTCAGTGATGAAGAGCAGAAGCTAGACATTCAATCTGAGGACAACCAGACTCTAGAGAACCTGAACGACAGTGAGGGGGTGGCACAGCTGGAGGAACAGCTGCAATACTACAGAGCGCTCATTGATAAACTTTCTGCTGAGATTGAGAGAGAGGTGATAGGCGCAGGCATTGACGGGAGCGAAGACACGGAGGGGGCAGCTGTCTGTGAGCTGGAAAACTCCGATTTGGAGAGCATTAAGTCTGATTTGGAGAAAAGTATGAAAGCTGGTTTGAAAATCCACTCTCACTTGAGTGGCATCCAGAGAGAGATTAAATACAGTGACTCACTGCTTCAGATGAAAGCCAGGGAGTACGAACTCCTGGCCAAGGAGTTCAGTTCACTTCACATTAGCAACAAAGATGGATgtcagggaaaagaaaacagaggaaaggaagcTGAGGCTTCCAGCAGCAATGGGGAGATCCCTCCATTAACTCAAAGGGTGTTTAACACATATACAAATGATACCGATTCAGACACTGGCATCAGTTCGAACCACAGTCAGGACTCTGAAACGACTCTGGGAGATGTGCTACTGCTAGCAACTTAA
- the Rassf9 gene encoding ras association domain-containing protein 9 isoform X1, translating into MAPFGRNLLKTRHKNRSPTKDMDPEEKEIVVWVCQDEKIVCGLTKRTTSIDVIQALLEEHEATFGEKRFLLGKASDYCIVEKWRGSERALPPLTRILKLWKAWGDEQPNMQFVLVKTDAFLPVPLWRTAETKLLQNNEKPWELSPANYMKTLPPDKQKRIVRKTFRKLAKIRQDTGSHDRDNMECLVHLIISQDHTIHQQVQRMKELDMEIERCEAKIHVDRVGNDGANYVQEAYLMPRFSDEEQKLDIQSEDNQTLENLNDSEGVAQLEEQLQYYRALIDKLSAEIEREVIGAGIDGSEDTEGAAVCELENSDLESIKSDLEKSMKAGLKIHSHLSGIQREIKYSDSLLQMKAREYELLAKEFSSLHISNKDGCQGKENRGKEAEASSSNGEIPPLTQRVFNTYTNDTDSDTGISSNHSQDSETTLGDVLLLAT; encoded by the coding sequence atccCCAACAAAGGACATGGATCCTGAAGAGAAGGAAATTGTGGTTTGGGTTTGCCAGGATGAGAAGATTGTCTGCGGATTAACTAAACGCACCACCTCCATCGATGTTATCCAGGCTCTGCTTGAGGAACATGAAGCTACGTTTGGAGAAAAGCGATTTCTGTTGGGCAAGGCCAGTGACTACTGCATTGTAGAAAAGTGGAGGGGCTCAGAGAGAGCCCTTCCTCCCCTGACTAGGATCCTGAAGTTGTGGAAGGCTTGGGGAGATGAACAACCCAACATGCAGTTTGTTTTGGTTAAAACAGACGCCTTTCTCCCAGTGCCACTGTGGCGGACTGCTGAAACCAAACTACTGCAAAATAATGAAAAGCCTTGGGAGCTCAGCCCAGCGAATTACATGAAAACTTTACCACCAGATAAACAAAAACGAATCGTCAGGAAAACCTTTCGGAAACTGGCTAAAATTAGGCAGGACACAGGTTCTCATGATCGAGACAATATGGAGTGTTTAGTTCATCTGATTATTTCTCAGGACCACACGATTCACCAGCAAGTGCAAAGAATGAAAGAGTTAGATATGGAAATTGAAAGATGTGAAGCTAAGATCCACGTGGACAGGGTAGGGAATGATGGGGCCAATTACGTCCAGGAGGCTTATTTAATGCCCAGGTTCAGTGATGAAGAGCAGAAGCTAGACATTCAATCTGAGGACAACCAGACTCTAGAGAACCTGAACGACAGTGAGGGGGTGGCACAGCTGGAGGAACAGCTGCAATACTACAGAGCGCTCATTGATAAACTTTCTGCTGAGATTGAGAGAGAGGTGATAGGCGCAGGCATTGACGGGAGCGAAGACACGGAGGGGGCAGCTGTCTGTGAGCTGGAAAACTCCGATTTGGAGAGCATTAAGTCTGATTTGGAGAAAAGTATGAAAGCTGGTTTGAAAATCCACTCTCACTTGAGTGGCATCCAGAGAGAGATTAAATACAGTGACTCACTGCTTCAGATGAAAGCCAGGGAGTACGAACTCCTGGCCAAGGAGTTCAGTTCACTTCACATTAGCAACAAAGATGGATgtcagggaaaagaaaacagaggaaaggaagcTGAGGCTTCCAGCAGCAATGGGGAGATCCCTCCATTAACTCAAAGGGTGTTTAACACATATACAAATGATACCGATTCAGACACTGGCATCAGTTCGAACCACAGTCAGGACTCTGAAACGACTCTGGGAGATGTGCTACTGCTAGCAACTTAA